Proteins from one Psilocybe cubensis strain MGC-MH-2018 chromosome 11, whole genome shotgun sequence genomic window:
- a CDS encoding Hydroxylase/desaturase CTB9, with product MPGLTSPATVTTTLTYFTPPTDGERAYQKILGPVNGERELLKNWDSEERHNITIENVRGKEDTVSLDKTGFQFFQHTSKHTAFTNDEDIKAEYYPESIELIKKLTGASRVVLFDHTIRRHRPGTKSLNQPVSQVHVDQTNKAAINQVHRNLPAEEVPELLKKRFQIINLWRPIGTPALEWPLAMCDYRSVAPGDAVPVALIYPEREGETFMVKYNPDHKWKYLRGMTPEEIVLIKCFDSLQDGSVAVFTPHTGFKDPSTPEGTPHRESIELRSIVFYD from the exons ATGCCTGGACTCACATCTCCTGCCACTGTTACCACAACACTCACGTACTTCACTCCCCCTACTGACGGAGAGAGAGCATACCAGAAGATTCTCGGCCCCGTGAACGGAGAGCGGGAACTGTTGAAAAACTGGGATTCAGAGGAGAGGCATAACATCACCATTGAGAATGTGAGGGGGAAAGAGGACACAGTCTCGTTGGATAAAACGGGCTTCCAGTTCTTTCAACATACTTCAAAGCATACGGCGTTCACGAATGACGAAGATATCAAGGCCGAATACTACCCCGAGAGCATTGAGCTCATCAAAAAACTAACAGGAGCCAGCCGCGTCGTGCTCTTTGACCACA CCATCCGACGTCACAGACCTGGTACAAAATCGCTGAACCAACCAGTGTCGCAAGTGCATGTCGATCAGACCAACAAAGCAGCCATTAATCAGGTGCACCGAAACCTCCCCGCCGAGGAAGTGCCCGAGCTTCTGAAGAAGCGTTTCCAGATTATTAATCTCTGGCGACCGATAGGGACCCCAGCCCTGGAATGGCCTCTAGCTATGTGCGATTATCGAAGTGTCGCTCCAGGTGACGCTGTGCCCGTCGCCCTGATATATCCTGAGCGTGAAGGAGAGACGTTTATGGTCAAATATAATCCAGACCATAAATGGAAGTACCTTCGCGGCATGACTCCTGAGGAAATTGTACTCATCAAATG TTTTGATTCACTACAGGATGGAAGTGTTGCTGTCTTTACGCCTCACACAGGGTTTAAAGACCCTTCTACACCTGAAGGAACACCACACAGAGAGTCGATAGAACTTCGGTCGATCGTTTTCTATGATTGA
- a CDS encoding UDP-glucosyltransferase 45, which translates to MSLNGRKMHHFIFSPLPLWGNVLHPSSNIVLLRYTILGHLRAPSILAARLVKEHDNLIVSIITSPSYFKNAEAEILSEFGEVPDTTRRRVRLFSIYKSDTDNVFTHIRLLFQTYSVAYQTLLDAKPITCAATGMIFEAAPRPSALFLDVYASPLMQITRALSGTTVPVIALCAIHVSFILHLYGPQSMGGEGDLASRIEAEAARRGQPVSSELGDEVFYHTEGKVTKVPGLPPMYDWEYFPQKLSPTPNVSDFLKLAYQGLASCDAAFSFSAYDLEKDSIDAMRSWFSEEWNKKLYTVGPLFASNPTTYGMVSDSNNSSSDIEAFLDKSLKERGKNSLVLISFGSLFWPIVQEYIEEVIDALIEKGFTFIVSYAPQFAKISQDLIDKVQAAETGLICKWIPQKFILNHPATGWFVTHAGQSGVMEALDSGTPMICWPFEFDQPCASAHLSENLNVAFDLIQIRTGEKGMKPLYRNGLKAEGTREAVGIEIRKILDECRGPRGEELRRNAQAIKTRFADCWKVDGVSRKDFNSFLEKYKIDLS; encoded by the exons ATGTCATTGAATGGCAGGAAAATGCACCATTTCATCTTTTCTCCCTTGCCGTTGTGGGGTAATGTGCTTCATCCATCTTCAAACATTGTCTTATTGAGATATACAATACTAGGACATCTTAGAGCCCCGTCGATTTTGGCTGCACGCCTCGTTAAGGAACACGATAATCTTATCGTCTCCATCATAACCTCCCCAAGCTATTTCAAAAATGCAGAAGCCGAAATATTGTCAGAGTTTGGTGAAGTCCCGGATACAACTCGTCGACGCGTTAG GCTATTTTCCATCTACAAGTCAGACACGGACAACGTTTTTACGCACATAAGGTTACTTTTCCAAACATATTCTGTTGCCTATCAAACTCTTTTGGATGCAAAACCCATCACATGCGCTGCAACGGGTATGATTTTTGAGGCGGCACCTCGCCCCAGCGCCCTATTTCTCGAC GTATACGCATCTCCTTTGATGCAAATCACGCGTGCACTTTCAGGGACTACGGTCCCCGTCATAGCGTTGTGTGCTATACATGTATCCTTCATTCTTCACCTTTATGGTCCCCAGAGCATGGGTGGCGAGGGAGATCTGGCATCCAGGATCGAGGCAGAAGCAGCTAGACGTGGCCAGCCTGTCTCCTCTGAACTTGGTGATGAA GTTTTTTACCATACGGAGGGAAAAGTAACCAAGGTTCCAGGACTACCCCCAATGTACGATTGGGAATACTTCCCACAGAAG CTCTCTCCCACACCGAATGTGTCTGATTTTCTGAAGTTAGCCTACCA AGGACTTGCTTCCTGCGATGCggccttttccttctctgcTTACGATTTGGAGAAGGATTCTATTGACGCAATGAGATCGTGGTTCTCGGAAGAATGGAACAAGAAACTATACACTGTTGGCCCGTTGTTTGCATCGAATCCGACCACTTATGGGATGGTATCGGATAGTAACAATAGTTCGTCGGATATCGAAGCATTTCTGGATAAATCATTGAAGGAGAGAGGAAAGAACTCATTGGTGTTG ATCTCATTTGGATCCCTTTTCTGGCCTATCGTGCAAGAGTATATTGAGGAGGTGATTGACGCTTTGATTGAGAAAGGATTCACTTTC ATCGTGTCATACGCACCACAATTCGCAAAAATTTCGCAAGACCTGATCGATAAGGTCCAGGCAGCTGAGACTGGGTTGATTTGTAAATGGATACCTCAAAAATTTATTCTAAACCATCCT GCTACTGGTTGGTTTGTCACTCATGCAGGTCAGAGTGGTGTTATGGAAGCCCTTGACAGCGGAACCCCAAT GATTTGCTGGCCATTCGAGTTCGACCAGCCATGTGCATCGGCACACCTTTCGGAAAACCTGAATGTCGCTTTCGACCTCATTCAAATCCGGACAGGAGAAAAAGGCATGAAACCCCTGTACAGAAACGGTCTAAAGGCTGAGGGCACCCGTGAAGCTGTTGGTATCGAAATCCGAAAGATTCTGGATGAATGTCGAGGTCCCAGAGGGGAAGAACTACGAAGAAATGCCCAAGCGATAAAAACCAGATTCGCCGATTGTTGGAAGGTCGATGGAGTCAGCCGAAAGGATTTCAACTCATTCCTGGAGAAATATAAGATTGACTTATCGTAG
- a CDS encoding Anthocyanidin 3-O-glucosyltransferase, producing MPRKRQYHFLFSAFPAWGHTRAFCILAARVVKETENITFTLLLSPNHLAKARAEMTAELGYEMPDDRLRVLSPCKTDSDDAFILIPLMVQTYPEAYRALSEAKPGVCAMTGKIFNAIDAPDIVFLDVYTSPQMLATRAITGQKVPIIASVPLHASCVIHLYGPERLGGNGDLSGKIEAEATRRGVTPREIGDSIFYHTEGKVIKVPGLPDMYDWEHFPQLPDAFQNTVSDVIKLAYKGLQECNSVFSLTAEDFEPVSVDALKSWILEEWDKEVFVVGPLLPSKPTTYGIESDGGGHESSEIQDFLTKTLKLHGEKSLVLISFGTLFWPSIVEYLEEVVEALIEKDFPFIISYASPFGKISDSLIDKIRLAGYGLISKWIPQKFVLDHPATGWFVTHAGQSGVLESLDSGVPMICWPFEFDQPLASAHLSENLDIAFELIEVRTGEHGIKPLMRNGRVPKRSRDAVGIEIRDILEKCRGPKGAVLRENAQNMKARLKQAWEPDGVARRDFNTFLKKYGINT from the exons ATGCCGCGGAAGAGACAATaccatttccttttctctgcGTTTCCCGCCTGGG GCCATACCAGGGCGTTTTGTATCCTGGCCGCGCGTGTTGTAAAAGAAACAGAGAATATCACATTCACGCTGTTGCTCTCTCCCAATCATCTCGCAAAGGCTAGGGCAGAAATGACGGCAGAGCTTGGTTACGAGATGCCAGATGACAGGCTGAG AGTCCTTTCACCGTGCAAGACAGATTCAGATGATGCATTCATCCTTATTCCGCTGATGGTTCAAACATATCCAGAGGCTTACCGAGCCTTATCCGAGGCTAAACCCGGTGTCTGCGCTATGACGGGAAAAATATTCAATGCTATCGATGCACCAGACATTGTATTCTTAGAT GTCTACACCAGTCCACAGATGCTCGCAACGCGTGCCATCACAGGACAGAAGGTACCAATAATTGCTTCAGTTCCCTTACACGCTTCATGCGTGATTCACCTGTACGGTCCTGAGAGACTGGGAGGAAATGGGGACCTGAGCGGTAAAATTGAAGCAGAAGCTACTCGACGAGGTGTCACACCGAGAGAAATTGGTGACTCG ATTTTTTATCATACCGAGGGTAAGGTCATCAAGGTCCCAGGTCTTCCTGACATGTACGACTGGGAACATTTTCCACAA CTTCCAGACGCGTTCCAGAATACGGTATCTGATGTTATAAAGCTAGCATACAA AGGGTTACAGGAGTGCAATTCCGTTTTTTCACTCACGGCGGAAGACTTTGAACCCGTATCGGTGGATGCCTTGAAATCATGGATACTAGAGGAATGGGACAAGGAAGTATTTGTTGTAggccctcttcttccttccaAACCAACAACGTACGGAATTGAATCCGATGGTGGCGGTCATGAATCATCAGAGATACAAGATTTTCTAACAAAAACCTTGAAGCTTCACGGAGAGAAATCCCTGGTTTTA ATTTCATTTGGGACCCTATTCTGGCCCTCAATTGTGGAGTATCTTGAAGAAGTCGTCGAAGCGTTAATAGAGAAAGACTTCCCATTT ATCATATCATACGCATCACCCTTTGGAAAGATATCCGACTCCTTAATCGATAAAATTCGTCTGGCTGGCTATGGCTTGATCTCAAAATGGATCCCACAAAAATTTGTTCTCGACCATCCA GCCACAGGATGGTTTGTCACTCATGCCGGGCAAAGTGGTGTGTTAGAGTCCCTCGATAGCGGTGTCCCAAT GATATGCTGGCCGTTTGAATTCGACCAGCCACTAGCCTCTGCGCATCTCTCAGAAAATCTGGATATAGCATTTGAGCTAATTGAAGTTAGAACAGGGGAACATGGCATTAAACCCTTGATGAGAAACGGAAGGGTACCAAAACGGTCCCGTGATGCCGTTGGAATCGAAATTCGGGACATACTGGAGAAGTGTCGTGGGCCCAAAGGAGCAGTCTTGAGGGAAAATGCCCAAAATATGAAGGCAAGACTAAAGCAAGCCTGGGAACCTGACGGAGTCGCCAGAAGGGACTTCAACACTTTCTTGAAGAAGTATGGAATTAATACTTGA